The sequence ACGGCGTGATGGCCGACCAGGAGAAGAACCGTTTCGACACTTTTGAGCAGCTTGAACATTATTGTTACTTGGTTGCGTCGGCTGTTGGCATTGCATGCTTGCATATTTGGGGATTCCGATCGCCGTTGCCGATGCAGGCAGCCGTGGATTGCGGGTTGGCGTTTCAACTGACCAATATTCTGCGGGATGTCAACGAAGACGCCGATCGCGGTCGTATCTATCTTCCCCGTCAGCACTATGAACAACATGGTTTAGAAGAAGATGACCTTCTGAATCCTCGCAAAGACGCGCGTTTGCGTTGTTTGTTGTTGGACGAGACTCGGCGTGCAGCGAAGCTGTTTGATTCGGGCTGGCGAGTTTGGGATTCTTTGGATGACGATGGCCGGCCGATGTTCAGCATGATGTGGCGGACGTACCGAAAGTTGTTGCAACGTATCATTGACGACCCGGACGCGGTGGTTTCTCGAAGAGTTTCATTGGGAATGCGAGATCGCATTGGAATCGTGTCTCACCATTTTGTTGGACCGCTCTACCGACGACTGCCCGTTCCACCGCTGGAGTTGTTGACTGTCGACGGTGGTGTCTCGACTGATACTGACGAACCGGTATGACGATTCGTGTCGTTGTTATAGGAGGAGGCATCGCCGGGCTGTCCGCTGCGGAGGCACTTTCGCGAACAGGCGTATTTCGTCGTGCAGAACTGGAAGTCGTGCTGGTCGACTCTCGGCACAACACTGGTGGGCGAGCAGGATCGTTTGTGGAGCCAACCACTGGCCAGTCGGTGGACTATTGCCAGCATGTCGCGATGGGTTGCTGCACGACGTTGTTGGACCTGCTCGAGCGGATGAACTTGCTGGATCATTTTCAACGTTTCGAAGATCTGACGTTCTATCACCCGCGGCATGGATTCAGTCGTTTCAGCCCGAGTTCATGGTTGCCGCCACCGTTGCATCTCGCTTCGGCGTTGTCTTCATTGAAGCATCTGACGTCGAAGAATCAGCGAGAGATTCGGTCGGGATTGTGGCGCCTGATGCGGACGCGGGAGGCCGAATTGGTCGATGTGACTGCGTTGGATTGGCTGAAGGCCTGTGGTCAGTCCGAAGACACGCTGGAGAAGTTTTGGGATGTGATTTTGGTGAGCGCTTTGGGCGATGCTCCAGATCACGTCTCGATGGCCGCAGCTAGAAAGGTGTTGATTGATGGGTTTGCCGGGGCGAGACATGCAAGTGACGTCTGGGTGCCGCGACGTCCACTGTCAGAGATCTTTGGAGAACGCTTTCGAGAACCATTGGCTCGGTGCGGCGTTGGGTTTGAGTTGGGGCATGCGGTACGCGGATTGAGTTGGGATGCAGCCTCTGGGCAGTGGGACATCGAACGCTCCGGTGCTGATTGCTTGAAGGCTGATCATGTGATTGTGGCGACGCCGTGGCACGTCAGTCGCCGCTGGTTTCCGGAATTGTGGGACGATTGCTCTGGGCAGCAGCGACGGGAAGACGTGGAGCGGGCGGACGCATTTGCATCGTCGCCAATCACTGGCTTGCATCTGTGGCTCGATCGTTCGCTTACGCCCATGCCGCATGTGGTGATGGTGGGAACACTGGCTCAATGGTTCTTTCAAAATCCGATCAAATCGTCTGAGCCAACACCGACTTCGGACGGCGTTTATCACCAGGTCGTGATCAGCGGGAGGCATGCCGGAAGTGACTGGCCCAAGGAGAGACTGATCGCGGAAGTGGTGCGAGAACTGTCGGAGGCGTTTCCCGAAGCCGGAGTTCCTCAAGTTTTGAAAAGCCGCATTGTGATGGATCCGCACGCTGTTTTCAGTGTCAGTCCGGAGACCCAAGTCCGGCGTCCGAAATCGACGACAGCACTTTCTGGGCTACATTTAGCGGGAGACGCGATCGCGACGGGATGGCCGGCAACGATGGAAGGTGCCGCGATCAGCGGGCAGATGGCGGCGAAGTCGGTGCTGGATTCAGTTTTGGTGGGGGGCGGCGAGCAAGTCGCTTTTTCCGAAGAACTCAAGCGAGGTTGGCTGGCTCGTCGATTGATCCGGTAGTCCGTCGAGATGGGATGCTGAGCGATCTGGTTTGCCGTGCACCTAAAGTATTCAATCGAATGACCCTTTTTCACGGGAGTGAACGATTTTGGATCAACTGATCCCCGCATCTTTGGCCGAGCGTCGGCGTTGGGTGGTTGCACCTGATCAGACTGATCACCCGCCAGGTGAGATGGTGTTGTACTGGATGCACAACGCCGTGCGGGGGCACGAAAATCCAGCTTTGGATGCGGCGATTTGGATGGCACATCAAACCGGATTGCCGCTTCTTGTGTACCACGGTCTTTCCGAAAAGTACCCGTATGCGTCGGACCGGCATCACGCTTTCATCATGCAGGGGGCACGCGATGTTCAGCGAGAATTGCAAGCAAGGGGGATCACCTACGCTTTCCATTTAGAACGTCATGGGCACCGCGGGCCGCACCTTCGAGATTTGTGTCGGCGTGCTGCGGTGCTCGTCAGCGAGGAAATGCCCGTTGCGCCAATTGCATGTTGGGTCGAGCGATTGCGAAGTTTGGTGACGACGCCGATCATGTTGGTCGACACGAGTTGCATTGTTCCATCTCAGTCGGTGGAAGCGGCTCCGACGCGAGCGTACGAGTTCCGACGTGCAATTCAGGGTGAACTCGAGGATCGACTGGAACGCCCATACCAAGAGTTGCCTGCCAACGTGAAACCGGCCAAGTTCACGGGGCCTTTGGGATTCGACCCGATTGATCTGCAGGACATTGGTTTGTCTGATCTGATTGGCCAATGCAAAATCGATCATTCAGTTGGTCCTGTCGCTGATACTCCCGGAGGAACGAGAGCAGGATACGCTCGTTGGAATCACTTTTGTGAGGCTTCGCTGAACCAGTATTCGAAACGTCGCAATCGTTCCGACGAACCGTTGGCGGTCAGTCGCATGAGCGGTTATTTGCATTACGGAATGGTCAGCCCATTCCGCATCGCTCGGGAAGCCGCCGCGAAGGGTGCGACGAAATTCGTGGATGAACTGGTGGTTTGGCGAGAGATGGTGTTTCGATTTTGCTTGGAGCATGTCGAAGACCTCGACACGATGGCCGCGCTTCCGGATTGGGCACGCGAAACGTTGCAAGATCATGCCGAGGATCCTCGCGACGAGGTGTTGGACTGGGAGTCACTCGCACGCGGGAAGTCTTCGCTGCCACTTTGGAATTTGGCTCAGAAGAGTCTTCTGCAGCATGGTGAGTTGCACAACAATTTGCGGATGACTTGGGGCAAAGCATTTCTCGCGATGACTTCTCAGCCCTCTCAGGCTCTGGCCCAGTGCATCGACCTGAATCATCGGTATGCGATCGATGGCCGAAGTCCGGTCAGCTACAGCGGTATCCTGTGGTGCTTGGGGCAGTTTGATCGTCCTTTCATGCCAGAACAAGCGATCTATGGAACCGTTCGAGCACGAGATGTCGATGAACACGAACGCCGCATCGACGTGCCGCGATTGACTGGCTGGATTGATCGTCCGATTGCCGAATCTTTGCCTCGCGTCGCGATCATTGGTGCGGGACTTGGGGGATTGGCCGCGGCACGAACATTGGCCGACCACGGGTTGGATGTTTGCGTGTTTGAAAAATCTCGCGGTGTCGGCGGACGTATGGCGACTCGACGCAGCGACACGGGTGGAGGCTTTGATCATGGTGCCCAGTACTTCACTGTTCGTGACGATCGATTCGCTCGGCACGTGCGAAGTTGGATCCACCAAGGTTTGGTCGCACCCTGGATGCAGCCCATCGTCGAGTTGAAGCGGGGCGGGCAGGTCATGGAAGAGAAATGCGGCACACCTCGATACGTTGGTGTTCCTGGGATGAACGCGATTGGCAAGCATTTTTCTGCCGATTTGAATGTTCAATTGCGATCGACTGTTGTTTCCATCGAACGAGCAGGCGATCGGTGGAAGCTGCGACTTGAGAAGGCAGACGGTCCATCTTCCAGTGATTCTTCTTGCGAAATGGCGGATGACGAATTCGATTGCGTGATTGTGAATTGTCCACCAGAGCAAGCGGCAAATCTGTTGGATGGACACACGGACATCGTCGAAGCTGCGAAGCAGGTTGAGATGTTGCCGTGCTGGTCCGCGATGATTCGTGGAGAAGGTCTTTCTGACCTTGGCTACGCGGGAGCCTTCATCAATGAAGGGCCGCTGTCGTGGACCGCTCGCAACGATGCGAAACCGGGGCGAGAGACCGCCGACGCAGCTCATAGTTCATGGGTGTTGCACGCTTCCACGGATTGGTCGAAGAAGCACCTGGAGCAATCGGCCGAATGGGTCGCCGAACAGTTGCTCGTCGCATTCCAGGAAGCGACCGGTCAGCAATTTGACAAAGTGATCATCAACCAAGCTCATCGATGGCGATACGCCAATCCTGTGTCGCCATTGGAGCAGGATTGTTTGTGGGACCCGACCACGGGACTCGGAGCCTGCGGTGATTGGTGTGGCGGCCCGCGGGTCGAAGGTGCCTTCCTGAGCGGAATGGCGATGGCGGGTGCCGTGATGCGTCACACAACAATCGATCGCGCGGCGCCGAAGTTGGACGGCTTAGCTGATTCAGTTACGCGGACGCAAAAAGTCGACGCGGTTTAGACGGTGTGGTCTCGGAAGCAGCGGGGCGCTCCACGAACCCAGATGCCACCGGCTCTCGTTCGATTTGACGCATGGTTTGCTCAAAGACGGCACGCGCTTCGGCGGAGCAACTGGCGATCAGTTCTCGAACTTCATCGGGGTCGGTGACTTCTGAAATGGGCGTCACACCGGAGGACGTTTGGCTGAGCACCAAGACACGACGGCCACATTTGACGAGCAAGAGTTTGGTTCGCGGGTCGAGCATGACATGCCCGAGTGGACTGAGCGTGGAGGCCGACAAGGGTTTGGATGCGGCGGTACCGCCTCCGAATCGACGGCTGACCCAGACCAACCCACAGAACAAAGCCAACACGATGGCGAGACTCGAGCCAACGGTGACAAGCGGTGCGATGTTTTTTGATCGCGAAGATTCGCCATCGGGTTTGAGTTCGAGACCGGAGCCTTTGCTTTCCGACGGAAGTTGGTATGCAGACGCTTCTTGATTCTCCGCACGAGTCGACAGAGCAGGGAACCCACGCCCGACGACTTTGGGTGCTTCGGGTGAAACACTTTGCGATGGCAGCGTGTTGCTGAGGTAGCTTTGGTCCGCGACGGCGGTTTCGCCAACGCAAACGATTGTGACGAAGGCCAGTACGAGGCAGTTGGCCGGTGCGGTGATGCGACGGATCATGAAGAAGCTCCGACCAATTCAGTCACCCGCACGCAGAAGTTGTCGTTCATGACTAAGACTTCGCCACGTGCGATCAGTCGACCGTTGACGTAAATGTCGACGGGGTCACCGGCTAGCTTGTCCAGAGCAACGACGCTGCCTGCACGTAGACGCAGGACTTCTTCGAGTCGCATTTGGGTGCGTCCCAGTTCGATGCGAAGATCCATCTCGACTTCGCCGAGAAGATCGACATCGTGGGCGGCTTCACCGAGTGAGTTTGGCGAGAGATCGCCAAGGGCGAATGGTCGCGGCACATCGCGTTCGGTGGATTCTTTGTCGCCGGTTGCGGCAGCGAGGGATTGCGATGCTTCATTGAGCAACGCCTCAATATCATCCGTATTGAGTTGTTCGCTGGATTCCGTTTGATTCTCCGTCTCGCTCACGATCGTGCACTCCGTGTCACTCCTCGATCAGCTGGAATTCGTGAAACCCGACACCCAGCAATAAATCTTCATCCAGAAGATGGTTACATGTCGTCAAAATTCGACGCTGTAGCAAGCCCAATTGGTTTTCGGTGAGCTCATTCAGTTCGCTGTTTCGGATCTTCATTCGGATCGCATGACGAAGACGGCCCTTCTTGGAGTCGAACTCCTTCGTCATTTTATCGCGGTTTTTCTTGCGAATCAGCCCGTAGAGCCTCAATTCCACTCGGAAAGACCGTTCGGTTTCGATCGGGCTGAAGGTCTCACCGAACGCACCCAAATCAAATTCGATTTCTTGATTTTCGTCGGACTGTTCCTGTTCAGCCTTCTCGGCACCCTCTTGAACCGATTGAATCAGTTCCGCTTCTGCGAGGGCGCTGACCTGTTCTGCACTCGGGACGAGGAAGAAGAACATTCCTGTTTCGAGGACGACCACCATTCCCACGAACAGAACGATCAGACTGGTGTTACTGCGAGGTTTTGCCGGAGCATCCTCGAGTTCAGGTTTGTCGTCGGTTTTGTTTTCGTCGGCCATCGGATTGTCTTAAGCCTGAGGACTTTGGTCGTTGGAGTCGGAATCGGAGGTCCCTTTGGGGTCCTCCACTGTTTCATCGAGCAGGAACACTTCGACACGCGAGTCGTTGCCGAATTTGGTGATCGTTGCGTTGCGGGTGATTGGTTCGGTTGCTTCGGCTGAGGAGACTCGGAAACGGTCCGAGGCGATCCCTTGCTTGGAAACCAAGTAGCGTTTGACGGCAGCGGCACGACGAATGGCCAACAACATGGCCTCATCGGTTCCAACGGTACGAGCGGCAAACTCTGCCGAAACGTGACCACGGACTTCAATGCGTTGTGGCTTGCCACGAAGTTGTTGGGCGGTTTGTTCCAAAATGCGTTGGCTGGCGGGAGTCAGCAGATCGCTGCCGACTTCAAAGAACACGACGCTGCCAACCGCGGTCATGTGACCTGGCCGAACAATACGAACGTGATGCTCTTCTCCAATCGGAGCCTTTTCAGGAACGCCACCTCGAGCGGTGTCCTTTTTCTTGGCTCGGCCAGTGGTCGAGAGAACGGAGAATTCCATCGAACGCGGTTTCGCATCGCCTGGTGCCAACGCTTCGAGTGTGCGTTTGTAGCCAAACTGTTGCTGCATTGAATCGACGAGCGCTTGATAGGTTTCCTCTTCTTTGATCTCACTGAGCGAGACCAACATGATGAAGAACGTCAAAAGCAAACTCATCATGTCGCCGAACGTGACAACCCATTCGGGAATGCCGATTTCTTCTGGTTCATCGTCCATTACTGCAGTTCCCTTTGTTTGGCTGGCAGATAGGTCTGCAGTTTCTGGTCAATCGCTCGCGGGCTTTCACCGGACTGAAT comes from Rhodopirellula bahusiensis and encodes:
- a CDS encoding FAD-dependent oxidoreductase; this translates as MDQLIPASLAERRRWVVAPDQTDHPPGEMVLYWMHNAVRGHENPALDAAIWMAHQTGLPLLVYHGLSEKYPYASDRHHAFIMQGARDVQRELQARGITYAFHLERHGHRGPHLRDLCRRAAVLVSEEMPVAPIACWVERLRSLVTTPIMLVDTSCIVPSQSVEAAPTRAYEFRRAIQGELEDRLERPYQELPANVKPAKFTGPLGFDPIDLQDIGLSDLIGQCKIDHSVGPVADTPGGTRAGYARWNHFCEASLNQYSKRRNRSDEPLAVSRMSGYLHYGMVSPFRIAREAAAKGATKFVDELVVWREMVFRFCLEHVEDLDTMAALPDWARETLQDHAEDPRDEVLDWESLARGKSSLPLWNLAQKSLLQHGELHNNLRMTWGKAFLAMTSQPSQALAQCIDLNHRYAIDGRSPVSYSGILWCLGQFDRPFMPEQAIYGTVRARDVDEHERRIDVPRLTGWIDRPIAESLPRVAIIGAGLGGLAAARTLADHGLDVCVFEKSRGVGGRMATRRSDTGGGFDHGAQYFTVRDDRFARHVRSWIHQGLVAPWMQPIVELKRGGQVMEEKCGTPRYVGVPGMNAIGKHFSADLNVQLRSTVVSIERAGDRWKLRLEKADGPSSSDSSCEMADDEFDCVIVNCPPEQAANLLDGHTDIVEAAKQVEMLPCWSAMIRGEGLSDLGYAGAFINEGPLSWTARNDAKPGRETADAAHSSWVLHASTDWSKKHLEQSAEWVAEQLLVAFQEATGQQFDKVIINQAHRWRYANPVSPLEQDCLWDPTTGLGACGDWCGGPRVEGAFLSGMAMAGAVMRHTTIDRAAPKLDGLADSVTRTQKVDAV
- a CDS encoding dihydrolipoamide acetyltransferase translates to MADENKTDDKPELEDAPAKPRSNTSLIVLFVGMVVVLETGMFFFLVPSAEQVSALAEAELIQSVQEGAEKAEQEQSDENQEIEFDLGAFGETFSPIETERSFRVELRLYGLIRKKNRDKMTKEFDSKKGRLRHAIRMKIRNSELNELTENQLGLLQRRILTTCNHLLDEDLLLGVGFHEFQLIEE
- the fliO gene encoding flagellar biosynthetic protein FliO encodes the protein MIRRITAPANCLVLAFVTIVCVGETAVADQSYLSNTLPSQSVSPEAPKVVGRGFPALSTRAENQEASAYQLPSESKGSGLELKPDGESSRSKNIAPLVTVGSSLAIVLALFCGLVWVSRRFGGGTAASKPLSASTLSPLGHVMLDPRTKLLLVKCGRRVLVLSQTSSGVTPISEVTDPDEVRELIASCSAEARAVFEQTMRQIEREPVASGFVERPAASETTPSKPRRLFASA
- the fliN gene encoding flagellar motor switch protein FliN, whose amino-acid sequence is MSETENQTESSEQLNTDDIEALLNEASQSLAAATGDKESTERDVPRPFALGDLSPNSLGEAAHDVDLLGEVEMDLRIELGRTQMRLEEVLRLRAGSVVALDKLAGDPVDIYVNGRLIARGEVLVMNDNFCVRVTELVGASS
- the hpnE gene encoding hydroxysqualene dehydroxylase HpnE gives rise to the protein MTIRVVVIGGGIAGLSAAEALSRTGVFRRAELEVVLVDSRHNTGGRAGSFVEPTTGQSVDYCQHVAMGCCTTLLDLLERMNLLDHFQRFEDLTFYHPRHGFSRFSPSSWLPPPLHLASALSSLKHLTSKNQREIRSGLWRLMRTREAELVDVTALDWLKACGQSEDTLEKFWDVILVSALGDAPDHVSMAAARKVLIDGFAGARHASDVWVPRRPLSEIFGERFREPLARCGVGFELGHAVRGLSWDAASGQWDIERSGADCLKADHVIVATPWHVSRRWFPELWDDCSGQQRREDVERADAFASSPITGLHLWLDRSLTPMPHVVMVGTLAQWFFQNPIKSSEPTPTSDGVYHQVVISGRHAGSDWPKERLIAEVVRELSEAFPEAGVPQVLKSRIVMDPHAVFSVSPETQVRRPKSTTALSGLHLAGDAIATGWPATMEGAAISGQMAAKSVLDSVLVGGGEQVAFSEELKRGWLARRLIR
- a CDS encoding phytoene/squalene synthase family protein, giving the protein MTPEHKQLASSYAAVRRISRRSGSSFYRSFWLLPRAKRDAMSALYAFARVTDDLGDCNEPLALRRRWLQWWRQTTAMNLIGEGSQPIRLADDIENIPPNSTVDLVRHATEIMPALRHSANRYQIPSRYLLEIIDGVMADQEKNRFDTFEQLEHYCYLVASAVGIACLHIWGFRSPLPMQAAVDCGLAFQLTNILRDVNEDADRGRIYLPRQHYEQHGLEEDDLLNPRKDARLRCLLLDETRRAAKLFDSGWRVWDSLDDDGRPMFSMMWRTYRKLLQRIIDDPDAVVSRRVSLGMRDRIGIVSHHFVGPLYRRLPVPPLELLTVDGGVSTDTDEPV
- a CDS encoding OmpA/MotB family protein, which encodes MDDEPEEIGIPEWVVTFGDMMSLLLTFFIMLVSLSEIKEEETYQALVDSMQQQFGYKRTLEALAPGDAKPRSMEFSVLSTTGRAKKKDTARGGVPEKAPIGEEHHVRIVRPGHMTAVGSVVFFEVGSDLLTPASQRILEQTAQQLRGKPQRIEVRGHVSAEFAARTVGTDEAMLLAIRRAAAVKRYLVSKQGIASDRFRVSSAEATEPITRNATITKFGNDSRVEVFLLDETVEDPKGTSDSDSNDQSPQA